One genomic segment of bacterium includes these proteins:
- a CDS encoding DNA translocase FtsK 4TM domain-containing protein — MAKRTTPSSSSNRGARIALIIAAAIVILFTFASLVCHYFVNRPPSTNYCGPLGYWLARGLDKPFGKTSLLIPILLVVVGLLYLRRGKGWRTWGAGLAWLVGLYVLVGLFSYQTHMAGNITGSLGSRVAALLLTWLGFGAYAIAALTVPLGLGMLEKRTEERDLTQVGFMALLGLYLDLFLAYFGGRWSLPGPPPQSALYPLGGKVGLIIVHGLEKLIGPAGSLILLLGTFLMVLALFTKLRVPELGWLRRLFAALFARPKREPEPKPLIAAPSLDKQAAAAEATGLKPQAPSPGTRPAAEPVSVASDESDQSDADDASEPEEDQSPIVNRKSEIQREPPRRHQPLKYNLSDFQKQFLDALDQPGEKDHVFKDRKESEAEALVLIDKLKQFGIEGRISDIQSGPMITRFEMEPAPGVKIQSISSRQDDISLALAAERIRILAPIPGKNAVGIEVPNKERRTVYLREVLTSEPFRDVKSPLGFALGTTITGEPYSADLRTMPHILIAGTTGSGKSVCINSLMASIIYRSGPDYVRFLTIDPKQLELPVYNPIPHLLGTTTIDPDKAVKELGRVVEIMEARYGEFANLGVRDIVGYNERAEQEGFERKPYIVVIIDELADLMLRAPNEIEMRITRLAQMSRAVGIHLVLATQRPSVDVITGLIKANFPCRTAFQVASKTDSRTILDMNGAESLLGRGDMLFLPPGKGEPTRLHGSFVSDRAAKRIVDLWARTYLAELLAGLVENPAECARRMVEADVVDLLYDREKSGVRRKLDDMRTILPEEVVDNLMSRKYYETLPEESPQVQAERSRAQEEDRERDEKFAEAAQIVVRHREASVSMLQRRLDIGWARAGRIIDQLEQAGVVGPYVGSKSRKVLVDNEADLQKLLSGGKAQTP, encoded by the coding sequence ATGGCAAAGAGAACGACGCCGAGCAGCTCCTCGAACCGCGGCGCGCGTATCGCACTCATCATCGCCGCGGCAATCGTCATTCTCTTCACCTTCGCGAGTCTGGTCTGCCACTACTTCGTCAACCGGCCGCCGAGCACGAACTACTGCGGCCCGCTCGGCTACTGGCTGGCCCGGGGCCTCGACAAGCCGTTCGGCAAAACCAGTCTGCTCATACCGATACTTCTGGTCGTGGTCGGGTTGCTCTACCTGCGCCGCGGCAAGGGCTGGCGGACGTGGGGCGCCGGACTGGCCTGGTTGGTCGGCCTGTACGTGCTGGTCGGGTTGTTTTCCTACCAGACGCACATGGCCGGCAACATAACCGGCAGCCTCGGCAGCCGGGTCGCGGCCCTGCTGCTGACCTGGCTCGGGTTCGGCGCGTACGCGATCGCCGCCTTGACGGTTCCGCTGGGATTGGGCATGCTGGAGAAACGGACGGAGGAAAGAGACCTGACCCAGGTCGGATTCATGGCATTGCTCGGCCTCTACCTCGACCTCTTCCTCGCCTACTTCGGAGGGCGCTGGTCCCTGCCCGGCCCGCCGCCGCAGTCGGCGTTGTACCCACTCGGCGGAAAGGTGGGCCTGATTATCGTCCACGGACTCGAGAAACTCATTGGCCCGGCCGGATCCCTGATTCTGCTCCTCGGCACGTTCCTGATGGTCCTCGCGCTGTTCACGAAACTGCGGGTGCCGGAGCTCGGTTGGCTGCGCCGGCTCTTCGCGGCGCTCTTCGCCCGACCCAAACGAGAGCCTGAACCGAAGCCCTTGATTGCCGCCCCGAGTCTCGACAAGCAGGCAGCAGCGGCTGAAGCCACCGGCCTCAAGCCGCAAGCCCCGAGCCCCGGGACGCGGCCTGCAGCCGAACCGGTGTCGGTCGCGTCCGACGAGTCGGACCAGTCAGACGCAGACGATGCGTCGGAACCTGAGGAAGACCAATCGCCAATCGTCAATCGCAAATCGGAAATCCAGCGTGAGCCGCCGCGGCGGCACCAACCCCTGAAATACAACCTCAGTGACTTCCAGAAGCAATTCCTCGATGCGCTCGACCAGCCGGGCGAGAAGGACCACGTATTCAAGGACCGGAAGGAGTCCGAGGCCGAAGCCCTGGTGCTGATCGACAAGCTGAAGCAGTTCGGCATCGAGGGCCGCATCTCGGACATCCAGTCCGGCCCGATGATCACCCGGTTCGAGATGGAGCCCGCGCCCGGCGTCAAGATCCAGTCGATATCCAGCCGCCAGGACGACATCTCGCTCGCGCTCGCCGCCGAGCGCATCCGGATACTCGCGCCCATTCCCGGCAAGAACGCCGTGGGCATCGAGGTGCCGAACAAGGAACGCCGCACCGTGTACCTGCGCGAGGTACTGACCAGCGAACCGTTCCGCGACGTGAAGTCGCCGCTCGGGTTCGCCCTCGGCACGACCATCACCGGCGAGCCGTACAGCGCCGACCTGCGCACGATGCCGCACATCCTCATCGCCGGCACCACCGGGTCGGGCAAGTCGGTCTGCATCAACTCCCTGATGGCGTCAATCATCTACCGGTCCGGGCCGGACTACGTCCGCTTCCTGACCATCGACCCCAAGCAGCTCGAGCTGCCGGTCTACAATCCGATTCCGCATCTGCTCGGCACCACCACCATCGACCCGGACAAAGCGGTCAAGGAGCTCGGCCGGGTTGTGGAAATCATGGAGGCGCGCTACGGCGAGTTCGCGAACCTCGGCGTGCGCGACATCGTCGGCTACAACGAGCGGGCCGAGCAGGAAGGGTTCGAGCGCAAGCCCTACATCGTCGTCATCATCGACGAACTGGCCGACCTGATGCTCCGCGCGCCGAACGAAATCGAGATGCGCATCACCCGCCTCGCCCAGATGTCACGCGCCGTCGGCATCCACCTCGTGCTCGCGACCCAGCGGCCTTCGGTCGACGTCATTACCGGTCTCATCAAGGCGAATTTCCCCTGCCGCACGGCATTCCAGGTCGCGTCCAAGACCGACTCGCGCACGATTCTCGACATGAACGGCGCCGAGTCGCTGCTGGGCAGGGGCGACATGCTCTTCCTGCCGCCGGGCAAGGGTGAACCCACGCGGCTCCACGGCTCGTTCGTGTCGGACCGGGCGGCCAAGCGCATCGTCGACCTCTGGGCCCGCACCTACCTTGCCGAATTGCTCGCCGGCCTCGTCGAGAACCCGGCCGAGTGCGCGCGCAGGATGGTCGAAGCCGACGTCGTCGACCTGCTCTACGACCGGGAAAAGTCCGGGGTCCGCCGCAAGCTCGACGACATGCGCACGATTCTGCCCGAAGAAGTTGTTGACAATCTCATGTCCAGGAAATACTATGAGACACTGCCTGAAGAGAGCCCGCAGGTTCAAGCCGAGCGGAGCCGGGCACAGGAAGAAGACCGCGAGCGCGATGAGAAGTTCGCCGAGGCCGCGCAAATCGTGGTACGACATAGAGAGGCATCAGTTTCAATGTTACAGCGACGTCTTGACATCGGCTGGGCGCGTGCCGGCCGGATAATTGACCAACTCGAACAGGCCGGCGTGGTCGGCCCTTACGTCGGGTCGAAATCCCGCAAGGTCCTCGTCGACAACGAGGCCGACCTGCAGAAGCTGCTATCCGGCGGGAAGGCGCAAACGCCATGA
- a CDS encoding DUF3467 domain-containing protein: MSAKGVIMPQEENRPAQQGPPVQIEIGEKESEGVYSNFVLIAHSASEFIIDFARILPGLPKAKVFSRIVMTPQHATLLHNALSDNIKKYEDRFGKIKLHGKEEDIARSMGF, encoded by the coding sequence ATGTCCGCCAAAGGAGTCATCATGCCTCAGGAAGAGAATCGTCCAGCACAGCAGGGACCGCCGGTCCAGATTGAGATAGGAGAGAAGGAATCCGAGGGCGTCTATTCGAATTTCGTCCTCATCGCCCATTCGGCGTCCGAGTTCATCATCGACTTTGCCCGCATCCTGCCCGGCCTGCCCAAGGCCAAGGTGTTCTCACGCATCGTGATGACCCCGCAGCACGCCACCCTGTTGCACAATGCCCTGTCCGACAACATCAAGAAGTACGAAGACCGCTTCGGGAAGATAAAGCTCCACGGCAAAGAAGAAGACATCGCCCGCAGCATGGGATTCTGA
- a CDS encoding four helix bundle protein: protein MDEREFKRRTKELGLAVIRLVEALPRSRTADVVSRQLLRSATSVGANYRAACRGRSVADVVAKLGIVLEESDETIYWLELLVESGTVPASKVADLVSEADELVAMTVASIKTLRSRVRQI from the coding sequence ATGGACGAGCGGGAGTTCAAACGGAGGACGAAGGAACTTGGACTCGCCGTGATACGGCTCGTAGAGGCGCTGCCGAGAAGTCGGACTGCGGACGTGGTCAGCCGGCAGTTGCTGCGTTCCGCAACGTCAGTTGGCGCCAACTATCGTGCGGCCTGCAGAGGTCGGTCGGTAGCCGACGTTGTCGCCAAGCTCGGAATCGTTCTGGAAGAGTCCGACGAGACCATCTATTGGTTGGAGTTGCTAGTGGAGAGTGGGACAGTGCCCGCGAGCAAAGTCGCGGATCTGGTCAGCGAGGCCGATGAGCTGGTGGCAATGACGGTGGCGTCAATCAAGACGCTTAGGTCCCGCGTTCGGCAAATCTAA
- a CDS encoding site-2 protease family protein → MFDFQGIILSAPAILFGLTIHEFSHGWVAWRLGDPTAKMMGRLTLNPLKHLDPIGTIALFLFRFGWAKPVPIDPRNFRHPTRDLAISGLAGPAANLLTAAVAGLILRGLILLHVGGFVATLTAYFVIFNLILCFFNLIPIPPLDGSRLLLHLLPPSLAAGYAQIERYGFIILIGIILLGQVTNINILWLYMGPLLRIFSQLFVGQPIA, encoded by the coding sequence ATGTTCGACTTCCAGGGCATCATTCTCTCCGCGCCCGCGATTCTGTTCGGGCTCACGATCCACGAGTTCAGCCACGGCTGGGTAGCCTGGCGGCTCGGCGACCCGACCGCGAAGATGATGGGGCGACTGACGCTGAACCCGCTCAAGCATCTCGACCCTATCGGTACTATCGCGCTCTTCCTTTTCCGGTTCGGCTGGGCCAAGCCGGTGCCGATCGACCCGCGCAACTTCCGTCACCCGACGCGTGACCTTGCCATTTCCGGCCTGGCCGGCCCGGCCGCGAATCTACTCACCGCTGCGGTCGCCGGCCTCATCCTGCGCGGGCTCATACTGCTCCACGTCGGTGGATTTGTCGCCACGCTCACAGCCTACTTTGTGATCTTCAATCTCATTCTCTGCTTCTTCAACCTGATACCAATCCCGCCCCTCGACGGCTCGCGCCTGCTCTTGCACCTGCTGCCGCCCAGCCTCGCCGCCGGCTACGCTCAAATCGAGCGCTACGGGTTCATCATCCTCATCGGCATTATCCTGCTCGGGCAGGTCACCAACATCAATATCCTGTGGCTCTACATGGGTCCGCTCTTGCGGATATTCAGTCAACTCTTCGTCGGCCAGCCGATCGCCTGA
- a CDS encoding FlgD immunoglobulin-like domain containing protein encodes MNKLAVSLVCLTLAGIVVGQSWQTGPTAPFPYGRFDGEYFPGTARVYFPGGRLGYSTTSGEVYSYTPATGVYADDSVSMPVPVSNYDVCLLRDNHDVLNGDTFGLYIVGGRRDSYPNYVDSLQVYYPVSNTAVMLSTDQFPGRCDSWITVAQSSIVYDNVIYTVGGFSDSASKTSGQTWSFNPLASAGSRWSQLKDMPLARAYPIVATVDSFLYVCGGDTWSTSMLYPRSECQRLNLNDTSAGWTMVARMPDSNSQVRAFGFNSNDPSGFAGDIIVAGRGMWPYESSNCYIYHTATDTWDTFPRLNQRRRNYAGVFIPAAAGGTGVPGIWVFGGRQDLDTSYLTISEYCGLNIPTHDVGATQILAPRDTVDSGATVTPRAVVHNFGSSGETLDVRLVIGSGYADTVSLTLAPGAIDTAEFADWTALDLGTFAVTCSTMLSGDLDTANDAARGSVFVSPFTGIADRSRLPGVFSLDRVAPCPSVDRAVLRFGVPRQTPATLRIYSAAGTVIRTICSSRLAPGRYSFVWDGRDGNGRIAGAGIYLARFEAGGFTATRKLVLQR; translated from the coding sequence ATGAACAAACTCGCGGTATCGCTTGTATGTTTGACGTTGGCCGGAATCGTCGTGGGCCAGTCCTGGCAGACCGGGCCTACAGCGCCGTTTCCATACGGTCGTTTCGACGGCGAGTACTTCCCGGGCACGGCCAGAGTCTACTTTCCCGGCGGCCGCCTCGGCTACTCCACGACGTCCGGCGAGGTCTACAGCTACACGCCCGCGACCGGAGTTTATGCCGACGACAGTGTGAGCATGCCTGTGCCGGTATCCAACTACGATGTCTGTCTCCTGCGCGACAACCATGACGTGCTCAACGGCGATACGTTCGGTCTCTACATCGTTGGCGGCCGCCGCGACAGCTATCCCAACTACGTTGACTCGCTTCAGGTTTACTACCCCGTGAGCAATACTGCCGTCATGCTCTCCACCGACCAGTTCCCGGGGCGTTGTGACAGCTGGATAACCGTTGCCCAATCTTCCATCGTGTACGACAACGTCATCTACACTGTCGGAGGGTTCAGCGATTCCGCTTCCAAGACATCGGGTCAGACCTGGTCCTTCAACCCGCTCGCTTCGGCCGGTTCGCGCTGGTCGCAGCTCAAGGACATGCCGCTGGCTCGGGCGTACCCGATTGTCGCGACGGTCGACTCATTCCTCTACGTCTGCGGCGGCGACACTTGGTCGACCTCAATGCTGTATCCGCGTTCCGAGTGCCAACGGCTTAACCTCAACGACACATCAGCCGGCTGGACCATGGTTGCCAGGATGCCCGATTCGAACTCCCAGGTGCGGGCCTTCGGATTCAACTCCAACGACCCGAGCGGCTTCGCGGGCGACATCATCGTTGCCGGGCGCGGGATGTGGCCCTACGAGTCGTCTAACTGCTACATCTATCACACGGCGACCGACACGTGGGATACGTTCCCCAGACTCAACCAGCGCCGCCGCAACTACGCCGGCGTGTTCATCCCGGCAGCGGCGGGCGGCACGGGCGTTCCCGGCATCTGGGTGTTTGGCGGACGCCAGGACCTGGACACGAGCTACTTGACGATCAGCGAGTACTGCGGCTTGAACATCCCCACCCATGATGTGGGAGCAACCCAGATACTTGCGCCCCGCGATACGGTTGACTCCGGCGCAACGGTCACGCCGCGGGCCGTGGTCCACAACTTCGGTTCATCGGGAGAAACGCTTGACGTCCGGCTCGTCATCGGCAGCGGCTACGCCGATACCGTGTCGCTCACGCTCGCGCCCGGCGCGATTGATACGGCCGAATTTGCGGACTGGACTGCGCTCGATCTCGGCACGTTTGCGGTGACCTGTTCCACGATGTTATCAGGTGACCTCGACACGGCCAACGACGCGGCCCGCGGCTCGGTCTTCGTCAGCCCGTTCACCGGCATCGCCGACCGGAGCAGACTACCCGGAGTTTTCTCGCTGGACAGGGTCGCACCGTGCCCGTCCGTGGACCGGGCAGTTCTCCGCTTCGGCGTCCCGCGCCAGACACCGGCGACGCTGAGAATCTACTCCGCAGCCGGTACGGTAATACGGACGATCTGCAGTTCGCGGCTGGCTCCGGGCCGCTACTCGTTCGTTTGGGATGGCCGGGACGGCAACGGCCGCATCGCCGGGGCCGGTATCTACCTGGCGCGGTTCGAGGCCGGTGGCTTCACCGCCACGCGCAAGCTTGTTCTGCAAAGGTAA
- a CDS encoding putative sugar nucleotidyl transferase, which produces MICIYEGDGLDRLSPTCDLRAAFDLRCGRFTLLEKLRRLYPAQPMLLWVRDEVAGITAEAYPDCRVNSRPDTEATKTRRTRNESGCLFLSATCILDDAVPTKGPEAVLMAGDEVVGFRVSEERAAELESVRGLRADLAEEQVKARVVRWPWDVIEYNAAELLREVEVRSEKLDAGSQKSDEGRIEPGAAVVGDRKKLHMEPGSRVWPGTVISTETGPVFIDRDAVVRPGSFVEGPCYIGPGTLIDGAKVRPGCSFGPQCRIGGEVEASIFQGHANKHHDGFIGHAFVGEWANLGAMTTNSDLKNAYQPVEVMWQGKTIDTGLLKVGCFIGDHAKTAIGTLINTGTRIGTFANWFEPGLSPKEITPFAWGSKTHWPLGHVISNARKVMSRRRVELSPAYEQALRALYARCAGKTGTVPRSARTRGTVPVFPEHGA; this is translated from the coding sequence GTGATTTGCATCTATGAAGGCGATGGCCTTGACCGGCTGTCGCCGACCTGCGATTTGCGGGCTGCATTCGACCTGCGCTGCGGGAGATTCACGCTGCTGGAGAAGCTGCGCCGCCTATACCCGGCTCAGCCCATGCTCCTTTGGGTGCGTGACGAGGTCGCAGGCATCACTGCCGAAGCGTATCCGGACTGCCGAGTCAATTCCAGACCGGACACTGAAGCCACGAAGACACGAAGGACACGAAACGAGTCGGGGTGTCTATTTTTGTCTGCTACGTGCATTCTCGATGACGCGGTGCCGACCAAGGGGCCGGAGGCGGTGTTGATGGCAGGTGACGAAGTGGTTGGCTTCCGAGTGAGCGAGGAGCGAGCGGCCGAACTAGAATCAGTGCGGGGCCTGCGCGCCGACCTGGCCGAAGAACAGGTGAAGGCGCGGGTGGTGAGGTGGCCGTGGGACGTGATTGAGTACAACGCGGCGGAGCTTCTCAGAGAGGTCGAAGTCAGAAGCGAGAAGCTGGATGCTGGAAGTCAGAAGTCAGACGAAGGGCGAATCGAGCCGGGCGCGGCAGTAGTCGGTGACCGGAAGAAGCTGCACATGGAGCCGGGGAGCCGTGTGTGGCCGGGCACAGTTATCAGCACTGAGACGGGGCCGGTGTTCATTGACCGGGATGCAGTCGTCAGGCCGGGCAGCTTCGTCGAGGGACCGTGCTACATAGGGCCGGGAACTCTGATTGACGGCGCCAAGGTTCGGCCGGGTTGCAGTTTCGGGCCGCAGTGTCGCATCGGCGGCGAGGTCGAGGCGAGCATTTTCCAGGGCCACGCCAACAAGCACCACGACGGGTTCATCGGTCACGCCTTTGTCGGCGAGTGGGCGAACCTGGGGGCAATGACGACGAACTCGGACCTGAAGAATGCGTACCAGCCGGTCGAAGTGATGTGGCAGGGGAAGACAATAGACACCGGTCTGCTCAAAGTAGGCTGCTTCATCGGCGACCACGCCAAGACGGCGATAGGCACGCTCATCAATACCGGTACGCGTATCGGCACATTCGCCAACTGGTTCGAACCGGGGCTTTCGCCCAAGGAGATTACGCCGTTTGCCTGGGGCAGCAAGACGCACTGGCCGCTCGGCCACGTCATTTCCAACGCCCGCAAGGTGATGTCGCGACGCAGAGTGGAACTGAGCCCGGCCTATGAGCAGGCGCTGCGGGCGCTGTATGCAAGATGCGCGGGGAAAACGGGGACAGTCCCACGAAGCGCGAGGACGCGCGGTACAGTCCCCGTTTTCCCAGAGCATGGTGCGTAG
- a CDS encoding ROK family protein → MPFDFGIDIGGTNTKIGLVDGAGRVKARRVLATRATSGPGPALKRVAAVVEELRRRRKVASVGIGIAGLVDHTAGIVRVPPNLPGWSGTAVKRDLEGLIGLPVYCANDANVVALGEWLCGAGRGCRHLLCVTLGTGVGGGIIADGRLLTGANDAAGEIGHAAIFADGLPCECGHNGCVERYIGARYVEDRARKRVRAQQKRLKDHKNQTSLFPGAKSEGPSLMLELARGETAGITMREIGRAARAGDSLALKLVGEVGDYLGTALANAVELLDPERIVIGGGVSRIGRPLLDAVRKSVFRRTQALPGRRLDVVFSELGIDAGIVGASRLRTILDSGF, encoded by the coding sequence ATGCCGTTCGATTTCGGCATCGACATCGGCGGCACCAACACGAAAATCGGGCTGGTTGACGGCGCGGGCCGGGTCAAGGCACGGCGCGTTCTTGCGACGCGGGCCACGTCCGGACCCGGACCGGCGCTGAAGCGCGTCGCCGCGGTAGTCGAAGAGCTGCGGCGGCGGCGCAAGGTGGCCTCGGTCGGCATCGGGATTGCGGGGCTGGTTGATCACACGGCCGGTATCGTCCGGGTTCCGCCGAACCTGCCGGGCTGGAGCGGTACCGCGGTGAAGCGGGATCTGGAGGGTCTCATCGGCCTGCCGGTGTACTGTGCCAACGATGCGAACGTGGTGGCGTTGGGAGAGTGGTTGTGTGGCGCGGGGCGGGGCTGCAGGCATCTGCTCTGCGTGACGCTCGGCACCGGCGTCGGCGGTGGGATAATCGCGGACGGCCGGTTGCTGACCGGCGCCAATGACGCGGCCGGAGAAATCGGTCACGCCGCTATCTTCGCGGACGGGCTGCCGTGCGAGTGTGGTCACAACGGCTGCGTCGAGCGCTACATCGGGGCGCGCTACGTGGAGGACCGGGCCCGGAAGCGCGTGCGGGCGCAGCAGAAGCGGCTCAAGGACCACAAGAACCAGACCTCGCTTTTCCCCGGCGCGAAGTCCGAAGGCCCCAGCCTGATGCTGGAGCTGGCCCGAGGCGAGACGGCCGGGATTACGATGCGTGAAATCGGCCGGGCCGCGCGCGCCGGCGACAGTCTGGCCCTGAAGCTGGTCGGGGAAGTCGGCGACTATCTGGGGACGGCGCTGGCCAACGCCGTGGAGCTGCTGGACCCGGAGAGGATAGTCATCGGCGGCGGCGTGAGCCGTATCGGCCGGCCTCTACTCGATGCGGTGCGAAAGTCGGTGTTCCGCCGGACACAGGCGCTGCCGGGCAGACGGCTGGATGTAGTTTTCTCTGAACTTGGGATAGACGCGGGGATTGTCGGGGCGAGCAGACTAAGAACGATTTTGGATTCTGGATTCTAG
- a CDS encoding four helix bundle suffix domain-containing protein yields the protein MTGEPLIPKHGGYRKLRSFQVAQLVYDVTVRFCDRYVDKRSRTHDQMVQAARSGVQNIAEGSLASGTSKKTELKLTNVARASLEELRLDYEDFLRQRELEQWEPSQPALVRFKARRVASMEEFAAWVGQEQSQTNTDGQGWTRTKDKSVKVRGGQWRSAELAANGALSLLNVCCHLLDRQLAAQASTFEREGGFTERLYRVRTEKRSSS from the coding sequence ATTACCGGCGAGCCACTGATTCCGAAGCATGGCGGATATCGGAAGCTGAGGAGCTTCCAGGTCGCGCAGCTTGTGTATGATGTGACGGTCAGGTTCTGCGACCGCTACGTAGACAAGCGTTCCCGCACGCATGACCAGATGGTACAGGCGGCGCGTTCGGGCGTGCAGAACATCGCCGAAGGCAGCCTTGCTTCCGGCACATCCAAGAAGACGGAGCTGAAGCTGACGAACGTGGCGCGGGCCAGCCTTGAGGAACTGCGCCTGGACTACGAGGACTTCCTGAGACAGAGGGAGCTGGAGCAGTGGGAGCCAAGCCAACCCGCACTGGTGCGGTTCAAGGCGAGGCGGGTTGCCTCGATGGAGGAGTTTGCGGCGTGGGTGGGGCAAGAGCAGTCACAGACGAACACGGACGGACAAGGATGGACACGGACAAAGGACAAGTCCGTGAAGGTCCGTGGTGGTCAGTGGCGGTCGGCCGAGCTGGCGGCCAACGGCGCGCTTTCGCTACTCAACGTCTGCTGCCATCTGCTCGACCGGCAGCTTGCGGCACAGGCGTCTACCTTTGAGAGGGAGGGCGGTTTTACGGAGAGGCTATACCGGGTGCGAACTGAGAAGAGGAGCAGTAGCTAG
- a CDS encoding isoaspartyl peptidase/L-asparaginase produces the protein MMILSNCEGGVGMKAAREILERGGTALDAVEAGIREVEADVSVDSVGRGGAPDLLGVVSCDAAVMDGATGRAGAVGNLRYFLHAVSVARQVMERLPHVFLVSEGAERFAKEIGAERAEMLTEDARTRYELWMKEHAPAAEIRVGNGPCVPPSPFPPPQGGGNRREGVECNLSGEELVRLAWESSRDKTAGGTVVYLCLDREGNIAAGTSTSGWAQCYPGRLGDSPVIGAGLYADKRYGACGCTHVGEMTIRACTARSVVQYMKAGAGVREACLEAVRDLRALKGGYLGPVIIHAIDHHGESCVVSTGPVVKGLDYFQWSGGGGEVEQQRAEIAVTF, from the coding sequence ATGATGATTCTTTCCAATTGCGAGGGCGGAGTAGGCATGAAGGCCGCGCGGGAGATTCTGGAGCGCGGCGGAACGGCCCTGGATGCGGTCGAGGCTGGAATCCGTGAGGTCGAAGCGGACGTGAGCGTTGATTCGGTCGGTCGCGGCGGAGCGCCGGACCTGCTCGGCGTCGTGAGTTGCGACGCGGCGGTGATGGACGGCGCGACCGGTCGGGCCGGCGCGGTCGGTAACCTGCGGTATTTCCTGCACGCGGTGTCGGTTGCGCGGCAGGTGATGGAGCGCCTCCCGCACGTGTTCCTGGTGAGCGAGGGCGCGGAGCGATTCGCCAAGGAGATCGGCGCGGAGCGAGCTGAGATGCTGACCGAAGACGCGCGGACCAGGTACGAGCTTTGGATGAAGGAGCATGCGCCTGCTGCTGAGATTCGCGTAGGTAATGGGCCGTGCGTGCCACCCTCACCCTTCCCTCCCCCTCAAGGGGGAGGGAATAGAAGGGAGGGGGTCGAGTGCAACCTGTCCGGGGAAGAGCTGGTGCGGCTTGCTTGGGAGTCGAGCCGCGACAAGACGGCAGGCGGAACCGTAGTGTACCTGTGCCTGGATAGAGAAGGCAACATCGCTGCAGGCACAAGCACGTCGGGCTGGGCGCAGTGCTACCCTGGTAGGCTGGGTGATTCGCCAGTCATCGGTGCCGGGCTGTACGCCGACAAACGCTACGGCGCCTGCGGGTGCACTCACGTGGGAGAGATGACCATCCGCGCCTGTACCGCGCGATCGGTGGTGCAGTACATGAAGGCAGGCGCCGGCGTGCGCGAGGCGTGTCTGGAGGCCGTGCGCGACCTGCGGGCGCTCAAGGGCGGGTATCTGGGGCCGGTCATCATCCATGCGATTGACCACCACGGGGAGTCGTGCGTGGTTAGCACGGGACCGGTCGTCAAAGGACTGGATTACTTCCAGTGGAGCGGTGGCGGCGGGGAAGTTGAACAGCAGCGGGCCGAGATAGCCGTCACATTTTAG